One Acutalibacter muris DNA window includes the following coding sequences:
- a CDS encoding winged helix-turn-helix domain-containing protein, which translates to MEYIDLRKLKSGELKQIRRQVVRLKKMGKTGKEIEELTGVRQSRASEIWTAYKREGDKALEPKKHGFQKGTHLLLTPEEQAEIRETIVTRRPEEFGIPGSLWTLKKVCAYVWKRYRKKISDGSVSDYMRRWGLTCQRPVKRARKQNPSRI; encoded by the coding sequence ATGGAATACATAGATTTACGAAAACTGAAAAGTGGAGAACTCAAGCAGATACGCCGGCAGGTCGTACGCCTCAAAAAGATGGGGAAAACCGGGAAAGAAATAGAGGAATTAACCGGAGTACGGCAGAGTCGCGCCAGCGAAATATGGACGGCATATAAGCGAGAGGGAGACAAAGCGCTGGAACCGAAGAAACACGGATTCCAGAAGGGGACGCATCTGCTTCTGACACCGGAGGAGCAGGCGGAAATACGGGAAACGATTGTTACCCGCCGCCCAGAGGAATTCGGCATTCCTGGGAGTCTGTGGACGCTGAAGAAAGTGTGTGCATACGTCTGGAAAAGGTATCGGAAAAAGATCTCGGACGGCAGTGTGTCGGATTATATGCGGCGCTGGGGCTTGACGTGCCAGCGTCCGGTCAAGCGTGCCCGGAAACAGAATCCTTCCCGTATCTAA
- a CDS encoding TetR/AcrR family transcriptional regulator → MPSKPVLSDADKKAIRKKLEELCEECWIAQGYKKTSIKNLCDKAVISIGTFYTLYPTKEDLFLETITDIQRRLTEKIIDINRNSRTKEGFAQSMKRLFREYDSKPFLYNVNTPDFQSFVTKLPEETIKKIKFDSFDFFRQVIHAANLNLKMEEAQAYGILSALLSTINAKETLSVTCDYFAVFDFMVDSLVADIFE, encoded by the coding sequence ATGCCGTCAAAGCCAGTCCTTTCGGACGCTGATAAAAAAGCAATCCGCAAAAAGCTGGAAGAACTATGCGAGGAATGTTGGATAGCGCAAGGGTACAAAAAGACAAGCATTAAGAATCTATGCGACAAGGCAGTTATATCTATCGGTACTTTTTATACGCTCTACCCGACAAAGGAAGATTTATTCCTTGAAACAATCACAGACATACAAAGGAGGTTGACAGAAAAAATTATCGACATAAACAGGAACAGCCGGACGAAAGAGGGCTTTGCACAGTCCATGAAAAGGCTTTTCCGGGAATACGACAGCAAGCCGTTCCTCTACAATGTCAATACGCCGGATTTTCAGTCTTTTGTAACAAAGCTGCCGGAAGAAACGATTAAGAAAATCAAGTTTGACAGTTTCGATTTTTTCAGACAGGTTATCCATGCCGCAAACCTCAATCTGAAAATGGAGGAAGCACAGGCATATGGAATTTTGAGTGCGCTGCTGTCAACAATCAATGCAAAAGAAACGCTTTCCGTCACTTGTGATTATTTCGCTGTTTTTGATTTTATGGTGGATAGCCTTGTGGCAGATATTTTTGAGTAA
- a CDS encoding ABC transporter permease has translation MWNLIRMEIKKVPLKPHIAGLLIANFIIFLLSVFTSSLLTASGNISTLPGFAPVQLDTVTLAAMLVRATLIVWEAVLISVFVIEEYRNKTICLLFTYPISRTKLITAKLILICGIMFLFHVLSNIFQYATIFLAAKCFDFVTFSFGNIMTQAVTTISAILLGLLPLYVGMIKKSAIATVVSSIIIVAIASNSQGSSAGLMSIPVAAIIFGTIGIIFSAIAMRKMILSDLSN, from the coding sequence ATGTGGAACCTTATCCGCATGGAAATTAAGAAAGTACCGTTAAAGCCGCATATTGCCGGATTGTTAATCGCTAACTTTATTATCTTTCTGCTTTCCGTCTTTACGTCCAGCCTTTTAACCGCAAGCGGCAATATATCCACGCTTCCGGGATTTGCCCCTGTCCAGTTAGATACAGTTACGTTAGCGGCAATGCTTGTAAGGGCTACTCTGATTGTATGGGAAGCGGTACTGATTTCCGTATTTGTGATTGAAGAATACAGAAACAAAACAATCTGTTTGCTTTTCACTTACCCAATCAGTCGCACAAAACTGATTACGGCAAAACTCATTTTGATATGTGGTATCATGTTCCTGTTCCATGTACTATCAAATATCTTCCAATATGCCACAATCTTTCTTGCGGCAAAATGTTTTGATTTTGTCACGTTCAGCTTTGGAAACATAATGACACAGGCAGTTACAACAATATCCGCAATCCTATTGGGGCTTCTCCCGCTGTATGTTGGAATGATAAAGAAGTCAGCGATTGCAACCGTTGTTTCGTCTATCATCATTGTTGCCATAGCGTCAAACTCACAGGGAAGCAGCGCAGGATTGATGTCAATTCCCGTTGCGGCAATTATCTTCGGTACCATAGGAATCATTTTTTCAGCAATCGCAATGAGAAAAATGATTTTATCAGATTTGAGTAATTAA
- a CDS encoding transposon-encoded TnpW family protein: MSNETSTTETITYPKATPQTPPALVKKIGKTTYRVRVHFSTTSTETMEDKIKRLLREEVRQAMENE, translated from the coding sequence ATGAGCAACGAAACCAGCACCACCGAAACGATCACCTACCCCAAGGCCACGCCGCAAACCCCGCCCGCGCTGGTGAAGAAAATCGGCAAGACTACTTACCGGGTGCGGGTACATTTTAGCACCACCAGCACCGAGACGATGGAGGACAAAATCAAGCGCCTGCTTCGTGAGGAAGTCCGTCAGGCGATGGAAAACGAGTGA
- a CDS encoding ATP-binding protein: MTEIREDEYLDPADGLLHCRKCGGPRQAVIPDPFKGGSFKPRCVCSCQQEAKRRRKEAEERRQRMERIKRRKAQGLQERYLYGYTFANDNGGNPAMAKVHAYVDHWPQAFKRNIGLLLFGDVGTGKSFAAGCIANALLDRDIPVLMTNFPTILARLCGTFGEDRTGFLDSLGDYDLLIIDDLGAERNTEYALEQMFSIIDSRYRCNKPLIVTTNLKLDELKHPPDLAHARIYDRILERCAPILFAGKNFREDNAASTKAAARQIITSTAASHRQTATEKGEL, encoded by the coding sequence ATGACGGAGATCCGCGAGGACGAATACCTTGACCCCGCTGACGGCCTGCTCCATTGCCGGAAGTGCGGAGGCCCCCGGCAGGCCGTCATTCCCGATCCGTTCAAGGGCGGCAGCTTCAAGCCCCGGTGTGTCTGCTCCTGCCAGCAGGAAGCGAAGCGCCGCCGTAAGGAGGCCGAGGAACGCCGTCAGCGCATGGAGCGCATCAAGCGGCGAAAGGCCCAGGGACTTCAAGAGCGTTACCTCTACGGCTACACCTTCGCCAACGATAACGGCGGGAACCCCGCTATGGCAAAAGTCCACGCATACGTTGACCATTGGCCCCAGGCGTTCAAGCGGAACATCGGACTGCTGCTGTTCGGTGACGTGGGGACTGGTAAATCCTTCGCGGCCGGGTGCATCGCAAACGCCCTTCTCGACCGGGATATACCCGTACTCATGACCAACTTCCCCACCATCCTGGCCCGCCTGTGCGGGACGTTCGGTGAGGACAGGACGGGCTTTCTGGATAGCCTGGGGGACTATGACCTGTTGATTATAGACGACCTGGGCGCGGAGCGCAACACCGAGTATGCCCTTGAGCAGATGTTCAGCATCATCGACAGTCGGTATCGCTGTAACAAGCCGCTGATCGTGACCACAAATCTGAAGCTGGACGAATTGAAACACCCGCCCGACCTCGCCCACGCCCGTATCTATGACCGGATTTTAGAACGCTGCGCCCCCATCCTCTTTGCTGGAAAGAACTTCCGGGAGGACAATGCCGCCAGCACCAAGGCGGCGGCGCGGCAGATTATCACATCAACTGCGGCCAGCCATCGGCAGACCGCCACCGAGAAAGGAGAACTATGA
- a CDS encoding helix-turn-helix domain-containing protein: MTVGEKIKKIRTFRGMTQKELGLAIGFEEKGADNRIAQYETNYRVPKRELLDKIAQALRVDRQNFYTVQPGCAEDFMRTFFWLDEDSPGSIRLFQLVRNPGKTGASDDTAVRYNDTDDWPVQPPVGIYFNYGLVDEFMREWLLRQQELHAGEITREEYFEWKINWPSTCDDGKESKYYVPWRKEK; the protein is encoded by the coding sequence ATGACAGTAGGAGAAAAAATCAAGAAAATCCGCACATTTCGAGGTATGACGCAAAAGGAATTGGGGCTGGCTATCGGCTTTGAAGAAAAGGGAGCGGATAACCGTATTGCCCAGTACGAAACAAATTACCGTGTGCCAAAAAGGGAGCTGCTGGACAAGATTGCCCAGGCCCTGCGAGTAGACCGCCAGAACTTCTATACGGTTCAACCCGGCTGTGCCGAGGACTTCATGCGGACGTTCTTCTGGCTGGACGAGGACAGCCCCGGTTCCATCCGCCTGTTTCAGCTCGTCCGCAACCCCGGCAAGACGGGGGCCTCCGATGATACCGCCGTCCGCTACAACGATACGGACGACTGGCCCGTTCAACCTCCCGTGGGTATCTACTTCAACTATGGCCTTGTGGACGAGTTTATGAGGGAATGGCTCTTGCGCCAGCAGGAGCTACACGCCGGGGAGATTACCAGGGAAGAATACTTTGAATGGAAAATCAACTGGCCGAGTACCTGCGATGACGGGAAAGAATCGAAATACTATGTACCCTGGAGAAAAGAAAAATAG
- a CDS encoding DNA-binding protein → MYNKDVSINNKEVLYLSKELFVRAEEVAGALGISKPYAYKLVREMNEELKQKGFLTIPGRVSRRYFEEKFYGLRENQ, encoded by the coding sequence ATGTATAATAAGGATGTCAGCATTAACAATAAGGAGGTGTTGTATTTGAGCAAAGAGCTGTTTGTACGTGCCGAGGAAGTGGCCGGGGCGCTGGGTATCTCCAAGCCCTACGCCTACAAGCTGGTGCGGGAGATGAACGAGGAGCTGAAGCAGAAAGGTTTCCTCACCATCCCCGGACGGGTGAGCAGGCGCTACTTCGAGGAAAAGTTCTATGGACTGCGGGAAAATCAGTAA
- a CDS encoding IS110 family RNA-guided transposase: MIYVGIDVAKDKHDCFITNSDGEVLFKPFTISNNREGFETLFQRISSISDDLDKVKVGLEATGHYSYNLLGFLLDKGLPTYVINPLHTNLYRKSLSLRKTKTDKVDSRTIATMMMSDMNLQSYSDTSYHNEELKSLTRYRFDKVKERAKLKSSVSRLVCILFPELEKLVPTLHMVSVYALLSEFPGADAVANAHLTRLSNLLSESSKGRYGKDTAVMFRDAARGSIGSHMPAKSLELKHTIKLIQELTVEIDEIEAAIKRIMDEEIQSPLLTIPGISYRMGAMIIAEIGDFSRFDSADKILAYAGMSPSTYQSGQLDNCYSHMEKRGSRYLRYALYNATKYVCHWDKSFGAYLAKKRSEGKHYNVALSHATKKLVRLIFAMEKSGRAYLPTT; encoded by the coding sequence ATGATTTACGTTGGAATTGACGTTGCCAAAGATAAGCATGACTGCTTTATTACGAACTCAGATGGCGAAGTATTATTTAAGCCCTTTACCATCTCTAATAATCGCGAAGGTTTTGAAACCTTATTTCAAAGAATCTCATCCATATCAGATGATTTAGACAAAGTAAAAGTAGGACTGGAAGCCACCGGACACTACAGTTACAATCTTCTGGGATTTCTTCTTGATAAAGGTTTGCCGACCTACGTTATCAATCCGTTACATACCAATCTTTACAGAAAAAGTCTCAGCCTTAGAAAGACGAAAACGGATAAAGTTGATTCCCGTACCATTGCTACTATGATGATGTCTGACATGAACTTACAGTCCTACTCAGATACATCTTATCACAATGAGGAGCTAAAGTCACTCACTCGTTATCGTTTTGATAAAGTCAAAGAACGGGCAAAACTGAAAAGTTCTGTTTCAAGACTTGTGTGTATTCTTTTCCCAGAACTGGAAAAACTCGTTCCTACACTTCATATGGTGTCCGTTTATGCGTTACTTTCTGAATTTCCAGGTGCAGATGCTGTTGCAAACGCACACCTTACAAGACTTTCCAACCTGCTCTCTGAAAGTTCTAAAGGCAGATATGGGAAAGATACTGCTGTCATGTTTCGTGACGCTGCAAGAGGTTCTATCGGTTCTCATATGCCTGCAAAGTCCTTGGAACTAAAACACACCATCAAGCTCATTCAGGAATTAACGGTTGAGATTGATGAAATCGAAGCAGCCATCAAACGAATTATGGACGAAGAAATCCAGTCTCCCCTCCTTACCATTCCTGGTATCAGTTACCGGATGGGTGCAATGATCATCGCTGAGATTGGGGATTTCTCTCGTTTTGATTCCGCAGATAAGATACTCGCATATGCTGGAATGTCTCCTTCCACTTATCAATCGGGACAGTTAGATAACTGTTATTCCCATATGGAGAAACGAGGTTCCAGATACCTTCGGTATGCCCTTTACAACGCTACGAAATATGTCTGCCACTGGGATAAATCCTTTGGTGCATATCTTGCAAAGAAACGCTCGGAAGGCAAGCACTATAATGTCGCATTATCTCATGCCACAAAGAAGCTTGTCCGATTGATTTTTGCAATGGAGAAATCCGGTAGAGCATATCTGCCAACAACTTAA
- a CDS encoding cysteine-rich VLP domain-containing protein — MNYQQYRAARRLVHSCCNYDCGNCLLLDNGEECICPQSITYSLICKWFRAAVMPLDAGLCAALLYRDRMKPCAICGGYFLPNSNRAKYCPECAEQERRRKTRDRVRRHRADM, encoded by the coding sequence ATGAACTACCAGCAGTACCGCGCCGCCCGGAGGCTGGTACATAGCTGCTGCAATTATGACTGCGGGAACTGTCTGCTTCTGGACAACGGCGAGGAATGTATCTGCCCGCAGAGCATCACCTACTCGCTGATCTGCAAATGGTTCCGCGCTGCTGTCATGCCACTGGACGCTGGCCTGTGCGCCGCCCTGCTGTACCGTGACCGCATGAAGCCCTGTGCCATCTGTGGCGGATACTTTCTACCCAATTCTAACAGGGCGAAATACTGCCCGGAGTGTGCCGAGCAGGAGCGGCGGCGAAAGACCCGTGACCGGGTACGTCGCCATAGGGCTGATATGTAA
- a CDS encoding ATP-binding cassette domain-containing protein has product MTNAVEVRHLSKSIEGSPILNDICMNVRQGEVYGFLGANGAGKTSLMKTLYHIIFPDTGTVCLLGETINKGNNPVFSRIGSIIESPVFYSHLSAYENMELHCRYMGAGYENIMETLSLLGIAETGKKAVGKFSLGMKQRLALARAMLTKPDLLILDEPINGLDPQGIIEVRELLLRINHEYHTSILISSHILDELSKIADTIGIIDHGAMLAEVSMKELTAKGIDLETYYLGLLGGGEKNVEPYPHGN; this is encoded by the coding sequence ATGACAAATGCGGTTGAAGTCCGGCACTTATCAAAATCCATAGAGGGCAGCCCCATACTGAATGATATTTGCATGAATGTAAGGCAAGGGGAAGTGTACGGATTTTTGGGCGCGAACGGCGCAGGAAAAACTTCGCTGATGAAAACGCTGTACCACATCATTTTCCCCGATACAGGTACGGTATGTTTATTAGGCGAAACTATCAACAAGGGGAACAATCCCGTTTTCTCCCGTATCGGCAGCATTATTGAAAGCCCTGTTTTTTACAGCCATTTAAGCGCATACGAGAACATGGAACTCCATTGCCGGTACATGGGCGCAGGCTATGAAAACATCATGGAAACGCTGTCACTGTTAGGGATTGCAGAAACGGGCAAAAAAGCCGTAGGGAAATTCTCTTTGGGAATGAAACAGCGGCTTGCGCTTGCAAGGGCAATGCTCACGAAGCCGGATTTGCTTATTTTAGACGAACCAATAAACGGCTTAGACCCACAGGGGATTATTGAAGTGCGGGAGCTGCTGTTGCGAATCAACCATGAATACCACACAAGCATTTTAATATCCAGCCATATCCTTGACGAACTATCTAAAATTGCCGATACAATCGGAATTATTGACCACGGGGCTATGCTTGCGGAAGTATCAATGAAAGAACTCACAGCCAAAGGGATAGACCTTGAAACCTATTATTTAGGCTTATTGGGAGGAGGTGAAAAAAATGTGGAACCTTATCCGCATGGAAATTAA
- a CDS encoding DUF4177 domain-containing protein, translating to MTEFEYKTIVIDSKETEHSEKSLSDKLNHYGKDGWELVTCFAYPCIGSSQYSLIGIAQKATLIFKRRLCPKKGAGE from the coding sequence ATGACAGAATTTGAGTACAAAACGATAGTAATTGACAGCAAGGAAACAGAACATTCCGAAAAGTCGCTGTCTGATAAACTGAATCATTACGGTAAGGACGGTTGGGAGCTGGTTACTTGTTTCGCCTATCCGTGTATAGGCAGCTCCCAATATTCTCTTATCGGAATCGCACAGAAAGCAACTCTGATATTCAAAAGGCGGCTATGCCCCAAAAAGGGGGCGGGCGAATGA
- a CDS encoding tyrosine-type recombinase/integrase, with protein MPAYKDKAKGTWYASFYFENWTGKKEKKMKRGFKTKREALEWERTFLQQQTADLDMTFESFVALYAADMKGRIKENTWGTKEHILYKKLVPYFGKRKMSEIHSKEVTAWQSEMLNYRDKNGKASEMGRRLKTQIFRF; from the coding sequence ATGCCAGCGTACAAAGACAAGGCCAAGGGGACATGGTATGCGTCCTTTTACTTTGAGAACTGGACAGGGAAAAAGGAAAAGAAGATGAAGCGGGGCTTCAAGACCAAGCGGGAGGCGCTGGAATGGGAACGGACGTTCCTGCAACAGCAGACCGCCGACCTGGATATGACCTTTGAGAGCTTCGTGGCGCTCTACGCCGCAGACATGAAAGGCCGTATCAAGGAGAACACCTGGGGGACGAAAGAGCATATCCTCTACAAGAAGCTGGTGCCCTACTTCGGAAAGCGGAAAATGAGCGAAATCCACTCCAAAGAGGTCACGGCGTGGCAGAGCGAAATGCTGAACTACCGGGACAAAAACGGCAAGGCCAGCGAAATGGGCAGACGGCTAAAAACGCAAATTTTTCGCTTTTAG
- a CDS encoding COG3415 family protein produces MEYIDLRKLKSGELKQVRRQVVRLKQMGKAGKEIEELTGVRQSRASEIWTAYKREGDKALEPKKHGFQKGTHLLLTPEEQAEIRETIVTRRPEEFGIPGSLWTLKKVCAYVWKRYYPRTRI; encoded by the coding sequence ATGGAATACATAGATTTACGAAAACTGAAAAGTGGAGAGCTCAAGCAGGTACGCCGTCAGGTCGTACGCCTCAAACAGATGGGAAAAGCCGGGAAAGAAATTGAGGAATTAACCGGAGTGCGGCAGAGTCGCGCCAGCGAAATATGGACGGCATATAAGCGAGAGGGAGACAAAGCGCTGGAACCGAAGAAACACGGATTCCAGAAGGGGACGCATCTGCTTCTGACACCGGAGGAGCAGGCGGAAATACGGGAAACGATTGTTACCCGCCGCCCAGAGGAATTCGGCATTCCTGGGAGTCTGTGGACGCTGAAGAAAGTGTGTGCATACGTCTGGAAAAGGTATTACCCCCGAACAAGAATATAG
- the guaA gene encoding glutamine-hydrolyzing GMP synthase: protein MPQAGKGHQAVVVLDFGGQYAQLIARRVRDRKVYCEIKPYWTDPRELSGYMGIIFTGGPGSVYAEDAPLCRPELFSLGVPVLGICYGAQVMAQVLGGRVGPMEAPEFGKTQMAFSEKSTLFDGVPDSVVWMSHNDGITEAPQGFAPSARSAHCPMAAMEDPGRKLYAVQFHPEVAHTEHGNRMLENFLYKVCGCAGDWEMGSFAKDTIESLRETIGDKKVLCGLSGGVDSSVAAMLVHRAVGKNLTCIFVDHGLLRKGEGDLVEQVFKKEFDINLLRVNAGERFLSKLRGVTDPERKRKIIGEEFIRVFEAEAAKLGKVELLCQGTIYPDVVESGSGQAAVIKSHHNVGGLPEDVGFEGIVEPLRDLFKDEVRRVGMELGIPEKLVWRQPFPGPGLAVRIIGEITEDRVKTLQEADAIFREEVANAGLEREIGQYFAVLTGTRSVGVMGDGRSYGETVALRAVNTTDFMTADWYQMPYEVLGRASNRIVNEVPGVTRVVYDVTSKPPATIEWE from the coding sequence ATGCCTCAAGCTGGCAAAGGCCATCAGGCGGTGGTGGTGCTGGACTTCGGCGGGCAGTATGCCCAGCTCATCGCCCGCCGCGTGCGTGACCGGAAAGTTTACTGCGAGATAAAGCCCTATTGGACCGATCCCCGGGAGCTCTCCGGGTACATGGGGATAATATTCACCGGCGGCCCCGGCAGCGTATATGCCGAAGACGCGCCCCTCTGTCGGCCGGAGCTTTTCAGCTTGGGGGTGCCTGTCCTGGGAATATGCTATGGTGCCCAGGTCATGGCCCAGGTGCTGGGTGGCAGAGTCGGGCCCATGGAGGCCCCGGAGTTCGGCAAGACGCAGATGGCGTTCTCCGAGAAATCCACGCTGTTTGACGGTGTGCCGGATAGTGTGGTCTGGATGAGCCATAACGATGGCATCACCGAAGCGCCCCAGGGCTTCGCCCCCAGTGCTCGCTCCGCCCACTGCCCGATGGCCGCCATGGAGGACCCGGGAAGGAAACTCTACGCCGTGCAGTTCCACCCGGAGGTGGCCCATACGGAGCACGGCAATAGGATGCTGGAAAACTTCCTGTATAAGGTCTGCGGCTGCGCTGGGGACTGGGAAATGGGCTCCTTTGCCAAAGACACCATCGAGAGCCTTCGGGAGACTATCGGAGATAAAAAGGTGCTCTGCGGACTCTCCGGCGGCGTGGACTCCTCCGTGGCGGCAATGCTTGTGCACAGGGCCGTGGGGAAAAACCTCACCTGTATATTTGTGGACCACGGGTTGCTGCGCAAGGGCGAGGGGGACCTGGTGGAGCAGGTGTTTAAAAAAGAATTTGACATAAACCTCCTCCGAGTGAACGCCGGGGAGCGGTTCCTTTCAAAGCTCCGGGGGGTAACCGACCCGGAACGCAAGCGGAAGATAATCGGCGAGGAGTTTATACGTGTATTCGAGGCTGAGGCGGCAAAGCTGGGCAAAGTCGAGCTCCTCTGCCAAGGGACAATATATCCAGACGTGGTAGAGAGCGGCAGCGGTCAGGCCGCAGTGATAAAGAGCCACCACAATGTGGGGGGGCTGCCCGAGGACGTGGGCTTCGAGGGCATAGTGGAGCCCCTTCGGGACCTGTTTAAAGATGAGGTCCGCCGGGTAGGCATGGAACTGGGGATCCCCGAGAAGCTAGTATGGCGGCAGCCCTTCCCGGGACCGGGCCTTGCGGTGCGTATCATCGGCGAGATAACCGAGGACCGGGTGAAGACCCTCCAGGAGGCGGATGCCATCTTCCGCGAGGAGGTCGCAAACGCCGGGCTTGAGCGTGAAATCGGCCAATACTTCGCCGTGCTCACCGGCACCCGGAGCGTAGGAGTCATGGGCGACGGCCGCAGCTATGGGGAAACCGTGGCACTCAGGGCCGTGAACACCACAGACTTTATGACGGCGGACTGGTACCAGATGCCCTATGAGGTGCTGGGAAGAGCGTCCAATAGGATTGTGAATGAGGTGCCGGGGGTGACCAGGGTGGTTTATGATGTGACAAGTAAGCCGCCGGCTACTATTGAGTGGGAATGA
- a CDS encoding phage replisome organizer N-terminal domain-containing protein, giving the protein MAENRRFYYLKLKEGFYNSETMVVLESMPDGLLYSNLLLKMYLMSLKSGGILMLNEHLPHTVQTIATFTRHQIGTVERSIKVFMEFGLVEVLTDGAFYMADIQLLIGQSSTEGERKKRERTRLQRQKLLPSGKVDICPPIDQVDKCPPILEIRDKEYRDKSLENREGEHARTLGRYQNVFLSAGELSELQADFPTVWQEYIERLSEYMASTGRTYKSHAATICRWIADDRRKAAPPARDRDYSVKDGDTV; this is encoded by the coding sequence ATGGCTGAAAACAGGAGATTTTACTATCTCAAACTGAAAGAAGGTTTCTACAACAGCGAGACTATGGTCGTCCTGGAAAGTATGCCGGATGGCCTGCTGTACTCGAATCTGCTGCTGAAAATGTACCTTATGTCCCTGAAAAGCGGCGGAATCCTCATGCTCAACGAGCATCTTCCCCATACTGTCCAGACCATTGCCACATTCACCCGGCACCAGATTGGGACGGTAGAGAGGTCGATTAAAGTTTTCATGGAATTTGGCCTTGTGGAAGTCCTGACCGACGGCGCTTTCTACATGGCTGACATTCAACTGCTGATTGGTCAGTCCTCCACCGAGGGCGAGAGAAAGAAGCGGGAGCGGACGCGGTTGCAGCGTCAAAAATTGCTGCCCTCTGGCAAAGTGGACATTTGTCCACCCATAGACCAGGTGGACAAATGTCCCCCTATATTAGAGATTAGAGATAAAGAGTATAGAGATAAGAGTTTAGAGAATAGAGAGGGGGAACACGCCCGCACGTTGGGCCGGTATCAAAATGTTTTTCTGTCTGCCGGTGAACTGTCCGAACTGCAAGCCGACTTCCCCACCGTCTGGCAGGAGTACATCGAACGGCTATCCGAGTACATGGCATCTACTGGCAGGACATACAAGAGCCATGCAGCCACCATTTGCCGCTGGATAGCGGATGACCGCCGCAAGGCCGCTCCCCCTGCCCGTGACCGGGATTACAGCGTGAAGGACGGTGATACGGTATGA